The following proteins come from a genomic window of Papaver somniferum cultivar HN1 unplaced genomic scaffold, ASM357369v1 unplaced-scaffold_65, whole genome shotgun sequence:
- the LOC113343623 gene encoding peroxidase 31-like, producing MALSLPPLQFFFVIFLVSSSLHFLPSESKLSKDYYAKSCPKFESIIQDVITTKQINSPTSAGATLRLFFHDCMVEGCDGSVLIASNAFNKAERDADINLSLPGDAFDVVVRAKTALELACPGVVSCSDILALAARDLVIMVGGPYYNVRLGRKDGFVSQASRVPANLPKSEMSMDEIIKLFHAKGFSVQEMVALTGAHTIGFSHCKEFADRLFSHSKTSQVDPDLNPKFADGLKKVCGSYKTDPTMSAFNDVITPNKFDNMYYQNLQRGLGLLASDNALIKDPRTKNFAILYATNQTAFFEAFSHAMEKLSVLGIKTGHKGEVRHRCDAFNSIKA from the coding sequence ATGGCTCTATCTTTACCACCTTTACAATTTTTCTTTGTCATCTTCCTTGTCTCTTCCTCCTTACATTTTCTTCCTTCTGAATCCAAACTCAGCAAGGACTATTACGCAAAATCATGCCCAAAATTTGAATCCATCATTCAAGATGTCATCACAACCAAACAAATCAACAGCCCCACCAGCGCTGGCGCCACCTTACGTCTCTTCTTCCATGACTGCATGGTTGAAGGTTGTGACGGTTCTGTTCTTATAGCATCCAATGCCTTCAACAAAGCTGAACGTGACGCTGACATCAATCTTTCCCTCCCTGGAGACGCTTTTGATGTCGTTGTTCGTGCCAAAACTGCTCTCGAGCTTGCCTGTCCAGGTGTTGTTTCTTGTTCTGACATTCTTGCTCTTGCTGCTAGAGACCTTGTAATCATGGTTGGTGGACCATACTACAATGTTCGTCTGGGTCGTAAAGATGGATTTGTATCACAAGCTTCCCGTGTCCCAGCTAATTTGCCTAAATCTGAAATGTCAATGGATGAAATCATCAAACTGTTCCATGCAAAGGGATTCTCTGTCCAAGAAATGGTAGCTCTTACTGGTGCACACACAATTGGTTTCTCCCATTGTAAAGAATTTGCCGATAGACTATTCAGCCACAGCAAGACATCTCAAGTTGATCCTGACTTGAACCCCAAATTCGCCGATGGATTGAAGAAAGTTTGTGGTTCATACAAGACCGACCCAACCATGTCTGCTTTCAACGACGTGATTACGCCAAACAAATTCGATAACATGTATTATCAGAATCTACAAAGAGGTTTGGGATTATTAGCTTCTGATAATGCGTTGATTAAAGACCCAAGGACTAAAAACTTTGCTATATTGTATGCAACAAATCAGACTGCATTCTTTGAGGCGTTCTCTCATGCAATGGAGAAACTTAGTGTGTTGGGCATAAAGACTGGACACAAGGGAGAGGTTCGACACCGATGTGATGCCTTCAACTCCATTAAGGCTTAA